The Hypomesus transpacificus isolate Combined female chromosome 2, fHypTra1, whole genome shotgun sequence genome window below encodes:
- the echdc1 gene encoding ethylmalonyl-CoA decarboxylase isoform X4, which translates to MNHSMVKQLRTMVLCMVTRLLLKARRSAYCARLLHTQSVCVYGSAQGFKQEEIVEKLRAFPGGSVDLVLKESGTMMLELEERVTQLEGWMEGKGVIVQGAAGTFCSGSDLNAVKAISNPQDGMKMCMFMQNTLTRLLRLPMMSVALVEGRALGGGSELTTACDFRLMAPGSRIQFVHKHMGLVPGWGGAARLVRIVGSQNSLRLLGGAMKVDPELALQMGLADGVLGAQPGNYNTRNGTSALLEAEKWLEFYVKGPVPVIRAVKQVVMSGRELSLQEALRTEKDVFGTVWGGPANRAALASKAKHK; encoded by the exons AACCATGGTTTTGTGTATGGTGACTAGACTCCTACTGAAAGCCAGGAGGTCAGCCTACTGTGCCAGGCTTCTCCACAcacagagtgtctgtgtgtatggctCTGCCCAGGGCTTCAAGCAGGAGGAGATAGTGGAGAAGCTCAGGGCTTTCCCCGGGGGATCTGTTGACCTCGTCCTAAAAGAGTCTG GCACCATgatgctggagctggaggagagagttaCCCAGCTGGAAGGCTGGATGGAGGGGAAGGGTGTGATTGTTCAGGGGGCAGCTGGAACGTTCTGCTCTGGGTCTGACCTGAATGCTGTCAAAGCTATATCCAATCCCCAG GATGGGATGAAGATGTGCATGTTCATGCAGAACACACTGACCAGGCTGCTGAG GCTGCCCATGATGTCTGTGGCTCTAGTGGAGGGAAGAGCCCTTGGTGGAGGATCTGAGCTCACCACAGCCTGTGACTTCAG GTTGATGGCTCCTGGCAGTAGAATACAATTTGTCCATAAACACATGGGTCTGGTCCCGGGGTGGGGCGGAGCTGCCCGCTTGGTCCGCATCGTGGGAAGCCAGAACTCCCTAAGACTGCTGGGTGGTGCAATGAAGGTGGACCCAGAGCTAGCACTGCAGATGGGCCTGGCAGATGGGGTTCTTGGGGCCCAACCTGGGAACTACAATACCAGAAACGGTACCAGTGCACTTCTGGAGGCTGAGAAATGGCTGGAATTCTATGTCAAGGGCCCTGTCCCAGTAATCCGGGCTGTGAAGCAGGTGGTGATGTCAGGGAGAGAGCTCTCCCTACAGGAAGCATTAAGaactgagaaagatgtgtttggGACTGTATGGGGAGGGCCTGCCAATCGGGCGGCA
- the echdc1 gene encoding ethylmalonyl-CoA decarboxylase isoform X2 produces MQRTMVLCMVTRLLLKARRSAYCARLLHTQSVCVYGSAQGFKQEEIVEKLRAFPGGSVDLVLKESGIAVLVVNNPTRMNAFSGTMMLELEERVTQLEGWMEGKGVIVQGAAGTFCSGSDLNAVKAISNPQDGMKMCMFMQNTLTRLLRLPMMSVALVEGRALGGGSELTTACDFRLMAPGSRIQFVHKHMGLVPGWGGAARLVRIVGSQNSLRLLGGAMKVDPELALQMGLADGVLGAQPGNYNTRNGTSALLEAEKWLEFYVKGPVPVIRAVKQVVMSGRELSLQEALRTEKDVFGTVWGGPANRAALASKAKHK; encoded by the exons AACCATGGTTTTGTGTATGGTGACTAGACTCCTACTGAAAGCCAGGAGGTCAGCCTACTGTGCCAGGCTTCTCCACAcacagagtgtctgtgtgtatggctCTGCCCAGGGCTTCAAGCAGGAGGAGATAGTGGAGAAGCTCAGGGCTTTCCCCGGGGGATCTGTTGACCTCGTCCTAAAAGAGTCTGGTATCGCAGTGCTAGTAGTCAATAACCCAACTCGCATGAATGCTTTCTCTG GCACCATgatgctggagctggaggagagagttaCCCAGCTGGAAGGCTGGATGGAGGGGAAGGGTGTGATTGTTCAGGGGGCAGCTGGAACGTTCTGCTCTGGGTCTGACCTGAATGCTGTCAAAGCTATATCCAATCCCCAG GATGGGATGAAGATGTGCATGTTCATGCAGAACACACTGACCAGGCTGCTGAG GCTGCCCATGATGTCTGTGGCTCTAGTGGAGGGAAGAGCCCTTGGTGGAGGATCTGAGCTCACCACAGCCTGTGACTTCAG GTTGATGGCTCCTGGCAGTAGAATACAATTTGTCCATAAACACATGGGTCTGGTCCCGGGGTGGGGCGGAGCTGCCCGCTTGGTCCGCATCGTGGGAAGCCAGAACTCCCTAAGACTGCTGGGTGGTGCAATGAAGGTGGACCCAGAGCTAGCACTGCAGATGGGCCTGGCAGATGGGGTTCTTGGGGCCCAACCTGGGAACTACAATACCAGAAACGGTACCAGTGCACTTCTGGAGGCTGAGAAATGGCTGGAATTCTATGTCAAGGGCCCTGTCCCAGTAATCCGGGCTGTGAAGCAGGTGGTGATGTCAGGGAGAGAGCTCTCCCTACAGGAAGCATTAAGaactgagaaagatgtgtttggGACTGTATGGGGAGGGCCTGCCAATCGGGCGGCA
- the echdc1 gene encoding ethylmalonyl-CoA decarboxylase isoform X1 yields the protein MNHSMVKQLRTMVLCMVTRLLLKARRSAYCARLLHTQSVCVYGSAQGFKQEEIVEKLRAFPGGSVDLVLKESGIAVLVVNNPTRMNAFSGTMMLELEERVTQLEGWMEGKGVIVQGAAGTFCSGSDLNAVKAISNPQDGMKMCMFMQNTLTRLLRLPMMSVALVEGRALGGGSELTTACDFRLMAPGSRIQFVHKHMGLVPGWGGAARLVRIVGSQNSLRLLGGAMKVDPELALQMGLADGVLGAQPGNYNTRNGTSALLEAEKWLEFYVKGPVPVIRAVKQVVMSGRELSLQEALRTEKDVFGTVWGGPANRAALASKAKHK from the exons AACCATGGTTTTGTGTATGGTGACTAGACTCCTACTGAAAGCCAGGAGGTCAGCCTACTGTGCCAGGCTTCTCCACAcacagagtgtctgtgtgtatggctCTGCCCAGGGCTTCAAGCAGGAGGAGATAGTGGAGAAGCTCAGGGCTTTCCCCGGGGGATCTGTTGACCTCGTCCTAAAAGAGTCTGGTATCGCAGTGCTAGTAGTCAATAACCCAACTCGCATGAATGCTTTCTCTG GCACCATgatgctggagctggaggagagagttaCCCAGCTGGAAGGCTGGATGGAGGGGAAGGGTGTGATTGTTCAGGGGGCAGCTGGAACGTTCTGCTCTGGGTCTGACCTGAATGCTGTCAAAGCTATATCCAATCCCCAG GATGGGATGAAGATGTGCATGTTCATGCAGAACACACTGACCAGGCTGCTGAG GCTGCCCATGATGTCTGTGGCTCTAGTGGAGGGAAGAGCCCTTGGTGGAGGATCTGAGCTCACCACAGCCTGTGACTTCAG GTTGATGGCTCCTGGCAGTAGAATACAATTTGTCCATAAACACATGGGTCTGGTCCCGGGGTGGGGCGGAGCTGCCCGCTTGGTCCGCATCGTGGGAAGCCAGAACTCCCTAAGACTGCTGGGTGGTGCAATGAAGGTGGACCCAGAGCTAGCACTGCAGATGGGCCTGGCAGATGGGGTTCTTGGGGCCCAACCTGGGAACTACAATACCAGAAACGGTACCAGTGCACTTCTGGAGGCTGAGAAATGGCTGGAATTCTATGTCAAGGGCCCTGTCCCAGTAATCCGGGCTGTGAAGCAGGTGGTGATGTCAGGGAGAGAGCTCTCCCTACAGGAAGCATTAAGaactgagaaagatgtgtttggGACTGTATGGGGAGGGCCTGCCAATCGGGCGGCA
- the echdc1 gene encoding ethylmalonyl-CoA decarboxylase isoform X3, with product MVLCMVTRLLLKARRSAYCARLLHTQSVCVYGSAQGFKQEEIVEKLRAFPGGSVDLVLKESGIAVLVVNNPTRMNAFSGTMMLELEERVTQLEGWMEGKGVIVQGAAGTFCSGSDLNAVKAISNPQDGMKMCMFMQNTLTRLLRLPMMSVALVEGRALGGGSELTTACDFRLMAPGSRIQFVHKHMGLVPGWGGAARLVRIVGSQNSLRLLGGAMKVDPELALQMGLADGVLGAQPGNYNTRNGTSALLEAEKWLEFYVKGPVPVIRAVKQVVMSGRELSLQEALRTEKDVFGTVWGGPANRAALASKAKHK from the exons ATGGTTTTGTGTATGGTGACTAGACTCCTACTGAAAGCCAGGAGGTCAGCCTACTGTGCCAGGCTTCTCCACAcacagagtgtctgtgtgtatggctCTGCCCAGGGCTTCAAGCAGGAGGAGATAGTGGAGAAGCTCAGGGCTTTCCCCGGGGGATCTGTTGACCTCGTCCTAAAAGAGTCTGGTATCGCAGTGCTAGTAGTCAATAACCCAACTCGCATGAATGCTTTCTCTG GCACCATgatgctggagctggaggagagagttaCCCAGCTGGAAGGCTGGATGGAGGGGAAGGGTGTGATTGTTCAGGGGGCAGCTGGAACGTTCTGCTCTGGGTCTGACCTGAATGCTGTCAAAGCTATATCCAATCCCCAG GATGGGATGAAGATGTGCATGTTCATGCAGAACACACTGACCAGGCTGCTGAG GCTGCCCATGATGTCTGTGGCTCTAGTGGAGGGAAGAGCCCTTGGTGGAGGATCTGAGCTCACCACAGCCTGTGACTTCAG GTTGATGGCTCCTGGCAGTAGAATACAATTTGTCCATAAACACATGGGTCTGGTCCCGGGGTGGGGCGGAGCTGCCCGCTTGGTCCGCATCGTGGGAAGCCAGAACTCCCTAAGACTGCTGGGTGGTGCAATGAAGGTGGACCCAGAGCTAGCACTGCAGATGGGCCTGGCAGATGGGGTTCTTGGGGCCCAACCTGGGAACTACAATACCAGAAACGGTACCAGTGCACTTCTGGAGGCTGAGAAATGGCTGGAATTCTATGTCAAGGGCCCTGTCCCAGTAATCCGGGCTGTGAAGCAGGTGGTGATGTCAGGGAGAGAGCTCTCCCTACAGGAAGCATTAAGaactgagaaagatgtgtttggGACTGTATGGGGAGGGCCTGCCAATCGGGCGGCA
- the echdc1 gene encoding ethylmalonyl-CoA decarboxylase isoform X5 yields MEDCRHPAKTMKCKGTMMLELEERVTQLEGWMEGKGVIVQGAAGTFCSGSDLNAVKAISNPQDGMKMCMFMQNTLTRLLRLPMMSVALVEGRALGGGSELTTACDFRLMAPGSRIQFVHKHMGLVPGWGGAARLVRIVGSQNSLRLLGGAMKVDPELALQMGLADGVLGAQPGNYNTRNGTSALLEAEKWLEFYVKGPVPVIRAVKQVVMSGRELSLQEALRTEKDVFGTVWGGPANRAALASKAKHK; encoded by the exons GCACCATgatgctggagctggaggagagagttaCCCAGCTGGAAGGCTGGATGGAGGGGAAGGGTGTGATTGTTCAGGGGGCAGCTGGAACGTTCTGCTCTGGGTCTGACCTGAATGCTGTCAAAGCTATATCCAATCCCCAG GATGGGATGAAGATGTGCATGTTCATGCAGAACACACTGACCAGGCTGCTGAG GCTGCCCATGATGTCTGTGGCTCTAGTGGAGGGAAGAGCCCTTGGTGGAGGATCTGAGCTCACCACAGCCTGTGACTTCAG GTTGATGGCTCCTGGCAGTAGAATACAATTTGTCCATAAACACATGGGTCTGGTCCCGGGGTGGGGCGGAGCTGCCCGCTTGGTCCGCATCGTGGGAAGCCAGAACTCCCTAAGACTGCTGGGTGGTGCAATGAAGGTGGACCCAGAGCTAGCACTGCAGATGGGCCTGGCAGATGGGGTTCTTGGGGCCCAACCTGGGAACTACAATACCAGAAACGGTACCAGTGCACTTCTGGAGGCTGAGAAATGGCTGGAATTCTATGTCAAGGGCCCTGTCCCAGTAATCCGGGCTGTGAAGCAGGTGGTGATGTCAGGGAGAGAGCTCTCCCTACAGGAAGCATTAAGaactgagaaagatgtgtttggGACTGTATGGGGAGGGCCTGCCAATCGGGCGGCA